One segment of Streptomyces sp. YIM 121038 DNA contains the following:
- the efeB gene encoding iron uptake transporter deferrochelatase/peroxidase subunit yields the protein MSEETSTGAPSRRSLLGWGGAGLVLGAAAAGGAVAVTREESGAGDAVPAASTGAAVDFHGPHQAGIATPVQDRLHFAAFDVKTEDREEFVALLKEWTRAAARMTAGHAVGEGAFGGLAEAPPDDTGEALGLRPSRLTLTLGFGPSLFEKHGERFGLAGRRPKALVDLPKFPGDNLDRARSDGDLCVQACADDPQVAVHAIRNLARIGFGRVAIRWSQLGFGKTSSTTPDAQTPRNLMGFKDGTRNIAGTDEARLARHVWVGEKDGPDWMTGGSYLVARRIRMNVETWDRTSLREQEDVFGRDKGEGAAVGKAEERDEPFLKAMKPDAHVRLAHPDSNGGATILRRGYSFTDGTDGLGRLDAGLFFLAYQRDVREGFIPVQRSLAATDALNEYIQHVGSAVFAIPPGVRDKDDWWGRALFTGKA from the coding sequence ATGTCTGAGGAGACCAGCACCGGTGCGCCGTCGCGGCGTTCCCTGCTCGGCTGGGGCGGCGCCGGGCTCGTGCTCGGCGCGGCGGCCGCGGGCGGCGCGGTCGCGGTGACCCGTGAGGAGTCCGGCGCCGGTGACGCGGTGCCCGCGGCCTCGACCGGCGCGGCCGTCGACTTCCACGGCCCGCACCAGGCGGGCATCGCGACGCCCGTCCAGGACCGGCTGCACTTCGCCGCGTTCGACGTGAAGACCGAGGACCGCGAGGAGTTCGTGGCGCTCCTGAAGGAGTGGACGCGGGCGGCGGCCCGGATGACCGCGGGCCACGCGGTCGGCGAGGGCGCGTTCGGCGGGCTCGCCGAGGCGCCGCCGGACGACACCGGCGAGGCGCTCGGCCTCAGGCCCTCGCGCCTGACGCTCACCCTCGGCTTCGGCCCTTCCCTGTTCGAGAAGCACGGCGAGCGGTTCGGCCTCGCGGGACGGCGCCCGAAGGCCCTCGTGGACCTGCCCAAGTTCCCCGGCGACAACCTCGACCGGGCCCGCAGCGACGGCGACCTGTGCGTCCAGGCCTGCGCGGACGATCCGCAGGTCGCGGTGCACGCGATCCGCAACCTGGCCCGCATCGGCTTCGGCAGGGTCGCCATCCGCTGGTCGCAGCTCGGCTTCGGCAAGACGTCCTCGACCACGCCCGACGCCCAGACGCCGCGCAACCTCATGGGCTTCAAGGACGGCACCCGCAACATCGCGGGCACCGACGAGGCCCGCCTCGCCCGGCACGTGTGGGTCGGCGAGAAGGACGGCCCCGACTGGATGACCGGCGGCTCCTACCTCGTCGCGCGCCGCATCCGCATGAACGTCGAGACCTGGGACCGCACGTCGCTGCGCGAACAGGAGGACGTCTTCGGCCGCGACAAGGGCGAGGGCGCCGCCGTCGGCAAGGCCGAGGAGCGCGACGAGCCGTTCCTGAAGGCGATGAAGCCCGACGCGCACGTACGGCTCGCGCACCCCGACTCCAACGGCGGCGCGACGATCCTGCGCCGGGGCTACTCCTTCACCGACGGCACCGACGGACTCGGCCGCCTCGACGCGGGCCTGTTCTTCCTGGCCTACCAGCGCGACGTGCGCGAGGGCTTCATCCCCGTACAGCGCTCGCTCGCGGCGACGGACGCGCTCAACGAATACATCCAGCACGTGGGTTCGGCGGTCTTCGCGATCCCGCCCGGGGTGCGGGACAAGGACGACTGGTGGGGCCGCGCGCTGTTCACCGGGAAGGCATGA
- a CDS encoding glycerophosphodiester phosphodiesterase family protein, giving the protein MVTRTVLSLSGVTALVLTGPTAFLAPLEWGGGPLTVDALPPFVYTAHRGGALEVPENSMSGLMAAFERGTAQVIDADTRMLADGTLVVLHDATLDRTTYATGPVHLLTAREWQHVRLRPQRHVPGLWRVERPPTVTEVLDRFGGRVMLMLEAKDPESLNRLSALIHERGLARSVFVNSNKPWVARRAHHLGLLAQLWRSKRQLRSDRPERWASFVDVLDVDHKAREQDLRRAVNSGVPRVWAHTVTTPAQRDRVLRLGCNGVITDAPGLLSRTPVKGARKAARRPLGPLNQR; this is encoded by the coding sequence ATGGTCACACGGACTGTGCTGTCACTCTCGGGCGTCACCGCCCTGGTCCTCACCGGGCCCACCGCCTTCCTGGCCCCGCTGGAGTGGGGCGGCGGCCCCCTCACGGTCGACGCGCTGCCGCCGTTCGTCTACACCGCCCACCGGGGCGGCGCCCTGGAGGTGCCGGAGAACAGCATGTCGGGCCTGATGGCGGCGTTCGAGCGGGGCACGGCGCAGGTCATCGACGCCGATACGCGGATGCTGGCCGACGGCACCCTGGTGGTGCTGCACGACGCGACCCTGGACCGCACGACGTACGCGACGGGGCCGGTGCACCTGCTGACCGCCCGCGAGTGGCAGCACGTGCGGCTGCGCCCGCAGCGGCACGTGCCGGGCCTGTGGCGGGTCGAGCGGCCGCCGACGGTGACGGAGGTCCTCGACCGGTTCGGCGGGCGGGTCATGCTGATGCTGGAGGCGAAGGACCCCGAGAGCCTGAACCGGCTGAGCGCGCTGATCCACGAGCGCGGCCTGGCCCGCTCGGTGTTCGTGAACTCCAACAAGCCCTGGGTGGCCCGGCGCGCGCACCACCTGGGCCTGCTCGCGCAGCTGTGGCGGTCCAAGCGGCAGCTGCGCTCGGACCGCCCGGAGCGCTGGGCGTCGTTCGTCGACGTGCTGGACGTGGACCACAAGGCGCGCGAGCAGGACCTGCGGCGGGCGGTGAACTCCGGCGTCCCGCGCGTGTGGGCGCACACGGTGACCACGCCCGCGCAGCGCGACCGGGTGCTCCGGCTCGGCTGCAACGGCGTGATCACGGACGCCCCGGGGCTCCTCTCGCGGACCCCGGTCAAGGGCGCACGGAAGGCGGCCCGGCGCCCGCTGGGGCCGCTCAACCAGCGGTGA
- a CDS encoding serine hydrolase domain-containing protein, with protein MAADQYPSGAGGGGPLTPPRVLRPGTADRAGLDPDALARLVHDVRELTRGPRPWCAGAVVLAGRGPVIAVAEAAGWAVRYAAYDERADAGVELPAGRRVPMTVDTPFDLASLTKLFTTVAAVQQLERGTLGLDEPVGTYVPEFTGAAAHGTTVRQLLTHTSGLRPELPLYDLPDAAARLRALRAEAPSGPPGTHLYSDLNLLLLQHVLHRVTGHPLDVLVRDGITRPLGMAATAFGPRPGAAATEDQRGPWAKADRGMLRGEVHDENAWALGGVAGHAGLFSTARDLAVFCRALLCGGAYGSARVLGPAFVDLMLAPPGLGFAVDQPWFMGELAGRGAAGHTGFTGTSLVLDRATDTFLVLLATTVHPRRRPPANAPRARAATTLARALRPR; from the coding sequence GTGGCAGCGGACCAGTACCCATCGGGAGCCGGAGGGGGCGGACCGCTGACGCCGCCCCGGGTCCTGCGCCCGGGCACCGCGGACCGCGCCGGGCTCGACCCCGACGCACTCGCCCGCCTCGTCCACGACGTACGGGAGCTGACGCGCGGCCCGCGGCCGTGGTGCGCGGGCGCCGTGGTCCTCGCCGGGCGCGGCCCGGTGATCGCCGTGGCCGAGGCGGCGGGCTGGGCGGTGCGGTACGCCGCGTACGACGAGCGGGCCGACGCGGGCGTCGAGCTGCCGGCCGGACGGCGGGTGCCGATGACCGTGGACACGCCCTTCGACCTGGCCTCGCTCACCAAGCTGTTCACGACCGTGGCGGCCGTGCAGCAGCTGGAGCGCGGCACCCTCGGCCTCGACGAGCCGGTCGGGACGTACGTCCCGGAGTTCACGGGCGCCGCCGCGCACGGGACCACCGTGCGCCAGCTCCTCACCCACACGTCCGGGCTGCGGCCCGAGCTGCCGCTGTACGACCTGCCCGACGCGGCCGCGCGGCTGCGGGCCCTGCGCGCCGAGGCTCCCTCGGGGCCGCCGGGCACCCACCTCTACTCCGACCTGAACCTGCTGCTCCTCCAGCACGTCCTGCACCGCGTCACCGGGCATCCCCTCGACGTCCTCGTCCGCGACGGCATCACCCGGCCGCTCGGCATGGCCGCCACCGCCTTCGGGCCCCGCCCCGGCGCGGCCGCCACCGAGGACCAGCGCGGGCCCTGGGCGAAGGCCGACCGGGGCATGCTGCGCGGCGAGGTCCACGACGAGAACGCGTGGGCGCTCGGCGGCGTGGCGGGCCACGCCGGGCTGTTCTCCACCGCGCGGGACCTCGCCGTGTTCTGCCGGGCGCTGCTGTGCGGCGGCGCGTACGGCTCCGCCCGCGTCCTGGGGCCCGCCTTCGTCGACCTGATGCTGGCGCCGCCCGGGCTCGGCTTCGCCGTCGACCAGCCGTGGTTCATGGGGGAGCTCGCGGGCCGCGGCGCGGCCGGGCACACCGGCTTCACCGGCACGTCCCTGGTGCTCGACCGGGCCACGGACACCTTCCTGGTGCTCCTGGCCACCACGGTCCACCCCCGGCGGCGGCCGCCCGCCAACGCCCCGCGCGCCCGGGCGGCCACCACCCTGGCCCGGGCGCTCCGCCCCCGGTGA
- a CDS encoding bifunctional DNA primase/polymerase codes for MGAEFGRTSGAQSRISQWLRRRARAGADGDAEATRREDLLLAVAAAGLPLAPAAHPAGYRCSCDRIGCPTPARHPVSFAWQTQSTTDRGQVERWARHQPQANFITATGMVHDVLDVPLEAGRAALERLLADGIEVGPVAESEGAHGQGRMLFFTATRGTPEDEDEWWPCELDCHPETMDEHPGLRWHCRGSYVLVPPARLPGDLAVGWVRGPEFALPDPLTLLEILTDECARYAGEPREDVAAWPLRG; via the coding sequence ATGGGCGCAGAGTTCGGCCGGACGTCCGGCGCGCAGAGCAGGATCTCCCAATGGCTTCGCCGACGGGCACGTGCGGGCGCGGACGGCGACGCCGAAGCCACGCGCCGTGAGGACCTGCTGCTCGCCGTCGCCGCGGCGGGGCTGCCGCTCGCGCCGGCCGCGCACCCCGCCGGATACCGCTGTTCCTGCGACCGCATCGGCTGTCCCACCCCCGCCCGGCACCCCGTCTCCTTCGCCTGGCAGACCCAGTCCACCACCGACCGCGGCCAGGTCGAGCGCTGGGCGCGGCACCAGCCGCAGGCCAACTTCATCACCGCGACCGGCATGGTGCACGACGTCCTCGACGTGCCGCTCGAGGCCGGGCGGGCCGCCCTGGAGCGGCTGCTCGCCGACGGCATCGAGGTCGGGCCCGTCGCCGAGTCCGAGGGCGCGCACGGCCAGGGGCGGATGCTCTTCTTCACCGCGACGCGCGGGACGCCGGAGGACGAGGACGAGTGGTGGCCCTGCGAGCTGGACTGCCACCCGGAGACGATGGACGAGCACCCCGGGCTGCGGTGGCACTGCCGCGGGTCCTATGTCCTCGTGCCGCCCGCGCGACTGCCGGGTGACCTCGCGGTCGGCTGGGTGCGGGGGCCCGAGTTCGCGCTGCCCGACCCGTTGACCCTGCTTGAGATCCTCACGGACGAGTGCGCCCGGTACGCGGGGGAGCCCCGGGAGGACGTGGCCGCCTGGCCGCTGCGCGGCTGA
- a CDS encoding DUF6243 family protein, whose translation MSRGGSGMLGVGGTRSNLSRKTLRGGKGAGRVGGGLSPQEQKRELLRKLQEGRAANHDS comes from the coding sequence ATGTCGCGAGGCGGATCCGGAATGCTCGGCGTGGGCGGCACCCGCTCCAACCTGTCGCGCAAGACCCTGCGCGGCGGGAAGGGCGCGGGCCGCGTCGGCGGCGGGCTCAGCCCCCAGGAACAGAAGCGTGAGCTGCTGCGCAAACTCCAGGAGGGCCGGGCGGCGAACCACGACTCATGA
- the ddaH gene encoding dimethylargininase yields the protein MRQAARRATPRRYLMCPPAHFKVTYSINPWMDPAKPVDVPLAIAQWEDLRDRYRSLGHTVEELEPRPDLPDMVFAANGATVVDGRVLGASFAYPERQAEAAAHLEWFRAHGFEHVHEPTHINEGEGDFAVTSSYVLAGRGFRASPLSHGEAQEVFGRPVIGLDLINPRYYHLDTALAVLDDTTDDVMYYPGAFSPGSQAVLQRLFPDALIAEEADAEALGLNAVSDGLHVLLPQAATGLFQPLRDRGYEPIGMDLGELLKGGGSVKCCTQELRLR from the coding sequence TTGCGTCAAGCTGCCCGGCGCGCCACACCCCGGCGCTACCTGATGTGCCCACCGGCGCACTTCAAGGTCACGTACTCCATCAATCCGTGGATGGACCCCGCCAAACCCGTCGACGTCCCGCTGGCCATCGCCCAGTGGGAAGACCTGCGCGACCGCTACCGCTCGCTCGGCCACACCGTCGAGGAGCTCGAACCCCGACCCGACCTGCCGGACATGGTCTTCGCGGCCAACGGCGCCACCGTCGTCGACGGCCGGGTCCTCGGCGCGAGCTTCGCCTACCCCGAGCGGCAGGCCGAGGCCGCGGCCCACCTGGAGTGGTTCCGCGCCCACGGCTTCGAGCACGTGCACGAGCCGACCCACATCAACGAGGGCGAGGGCGACTTCGCCGTCACGTCCTCGTACGTGCTCGCGGGCCGCGGCTTCCGCGCCAGCCCGCTCTCGCACGGCGAGGCCCAGGAGGTCTTCGGCCGCCCGGTGATCGGCCTGGACCTGATCAACCCGCGCTACTACCACCTGGACACCGCCCTCGCGGTCCTGGACGACACGACGGACGACGTCATGTACTACCCGGGCGCGTTCTCGCCGGGCAGCCAGGCCGTGCTTCAGCGGCTGTTCCCCGACGCGCTGATCGCCGAGGAGGCGGACGCCGAGGCCCTCGGCCTCAACGCCGTCTCCGACGGTCTGCACGTGCTCCTTCCGCAGGCGGCGACCGGGCTCTTCCAGCCGCTGCGCGACCGCGGCTACGAGCCGATCGGCATGGACCTGGGCGAGTTGCTCAAGGGCGGCGGCAGCGTGAAGTGCTGCACGCAGGAGCTGCGGCTGCGTTAG
- a CDS encoding small ribosomal subunit Rsm22 family protein gives MHDHLSPAETLRTALADLLADLPPRAAAQAVDRLIANYRGATPTEAPVLRDRADVTAYAAYRMPATFEAVRSALRAFAAAAPEDWAPAGHTDIGGGTGAATWAVSATWPGERPVTVLDWAEPALDLGRELAAAHPDLAAAQWQRARIGASLTVAPTALVTLSYVLGELTEDDRGWVVDVAARAATDAVVVVEPGTPDGYARVLQARDRLVAAGFRVAAPCPHSDTCPIVPGSDWCHFSARVSRSSLHRKVKGGSLAYEDEKFAYVAAVRATGPAAEGLAPAPRRVVRKPQIRKGQVLLDLCEAEGALRRETVTKRHGALYREARDAAWGDAWPKA, from the coding sequence GTGCACGACCACCTTTCCCCCGCCGAGACCCTCCGCACCGCCCTCGCCGACCTGCTGGCGGACCTCCCTCCGCGCGCCGCGGCCCAGGCGGTGGACCGGCTGATCGCGAACTACCGGGGCGCCACCCCGACCGAGGCCCCCGTCCTGCGGGACCGCGCCGACGTCACGGCGTACGCGGCGTACCGGATGCCCGCCACCTTCGAGGCCGTGCGCTCCGCCCTGCGGGCGTTCGCCGCCGCGGCCCCCGAGGACTGGGCCCCCGCCGGGCACACCGACATCGGCGGCGGCACCGGCGCCGCCACCTGGGCGGTCAGCGCCACCTGGCCGGGGGAGCGGCCCGTCACCGTCCTGGACTGGGCCGAACCCGCCCTGGACCTGGGGCGCGAGCTGGCCGCCGCGCACCCCGACCTGGCCGCGGCCCAGTGGCAGCGCGCCCGCATCGGCGCGTCGCTCACCGTGGCGCCCACCGCCCTCGTCACCCTCTCGTACGTCCTCGGCGAGCTCACCGAGGACGACCGGGGCTGGGTCGTCGACGTCGCCGCCCGTGCCGCCACCGACGCCGTGGTCGTGGTGGAGCCCGGCACCCCCGACGGCTACGCCCGCGTCCTTCAGGCCCGGGACCGGCTCGTCGCCGCCGGGTTCCGGGTGGCCGCGCCCTGCCCGCACAGCGACACCTGCCCGATCGTGCCCGGCAGCGACTGGTGCCACTTCTCCGCCCGGGTCAGCCGCTCTTCGCTGCACCGCAAGGTCAAGGGCGGCTCCCTGGCGTACGAGGACGAGAAGTTCGCGTACGTCGCCGCCGTCCGCGCCACCGGACCCGCGGCCGAGGGCCTCGCGCCCGCGCCCCGCCGCGTCGTCCGCAAGCCGCAGATCCGCAAGGGCCAGGTCCTCCTCGACCTGTGCGAGGCAGAGGGCGCGCTGCGCCGGGAGACCGTGACGAAGCGGCACGGGGCCCTCTACCGGGAGGCGCGGGACGCCGCCTGGGGCGACGCCTGGCCGAAGGCGTAG
- a CDS encoding TetR/AcrR family transcriptional regulator produces the protein MAQKTAPDSTRRSERSRRAIYDAALALVGEVGYGKMTIEAIAARAGVGKQTIYRWWPSKSAVLLDAFLDLAEQANAQLSEEAGLAEPATDIPDTGDLEADLKLVLRATVDEMTDPKFDAPARALAAEGVVNQELGAEFVEKLLEPQLQLYVKRLRSAQDRGEVAAHIDPRIALELWTGPLAQRWMQRTGPLTHAYADTLVEYALYGIAPRVTAG, from the coding sequence ATGGCCCAGAAGACCGCACCTGACTCCACGCGCCGCAGCGAGCGTTCCCGCCGCGCGATCTACGACGCCGCTCTCGCCCTGGTCGGCGAGGTCGGCTACGGCAAGATGACCATCGAGGCGATCGCCGCCCGCGCGGGCGTCGGCAAGCAGACCATCTACCGCTGGTGGCCCTCCAAGAGCGCCGTCCTGCTCGACGCCTTCCTGGACCTCGCCGAACAGGCCAACGCCCAGCTCAGCGAGGAGGCCGGGCTCGCCGAGCCCGCGACCGACATCCCGGACACCGGCGACCTCGAAGCCGACCTCAAGCTCGTGCTGCGCGCCACCGTCGACGAGATGACCGACCCCAAGTTCGACGCCCCCGCCCGCGCGCTCGCCGCCGAGGGCGTCGTCAACCAGGAGCTCGGCGCCGAGTTCGTCGAGAAGCTCCTCGAACCCCAGCTCCAGCTCTATGTGAAGCGCCTGCGCAGCGCCCAGGACCGCGGCGAGGTCGCCGCCCACATCGACCCGCGCATCGCCCTCGAACTGTGGACGGGGCCGCTCGCCCAGCGCTGGATGCAGCGCACGGGCCCGCTCACCCACGCGTACGCCGACACGCTCGTCGAGTACGCCCTCTACGGCATCGCGCCCCGCGTCACCGCTGGTTGA
- a CDS encoding glycoside hydrolase has translation MPLKTTTALGLVLALAAGAAPAAAAPDRAPGTGVELAVRGGTAVVDTATLAVRARTRDGHDRLLSAASATPLGAPGPVHRLDGGRVRWSYPERGLDVTARSDHGRLALSFAARRDTTLRWPVTGVGAPAAASLQLPRGEGLDIPVADPFWTSGGGRLAGTSVDVGADLTLPLWGYSAGRHGVSYLTPTDIGTSLAFTKAHGRLRATAAHAFRRAEGTRAYTVTLALTDGSPVAPAADYRAYLAERGRLGSLRAKFRQNPAARKLLGAFHAYLWGEARTAAGVRRLRALGADRMWLGYDAGPDPMDEKAVAAARAAGYLVGPYDTFANGQDPKTADSPTSVWPGRIYPDFCVRNADGTPHTGFGGRGCYLSSAAFERAEPARHYLADRTRAMVRNGADSYFLDVDATGELFRDHSAAHPMTKAQDRAHRLARMRRIAGSGLVLGSETAQAWANQAVAFDHGSATPVADGLWTLQKDREKWGGYYPENAPKAFFEPVRLPADLSRAMYAPRYRVPLYGTALHGATVSAERWELSYEKLPAEKTRRALLAMLYDRPLNYVLDGPALARHGRELAALQRYFAPLHRAAGAERLTSFRWLTGDRSVQRTVFGDGTLTVTANFGTEARAGLPGGCVDAKLRTDARPRRLCPADAGS, from the coding sequence ATGCCCCTCAAGACCACAACAGCCCTCGGGCTCGTCCTCGCCCTCGCCGCCGGGGCCGCCCCCGCCGCGGCCGCCCCGGACCGGGCCCCCGGCACCGGTGTCGAACTGGCCGTCCGCGGCGGCACCGCCGTCGTGGACACCGCCACGCTCGCCGTCCGCGCCCGCACCCGCGACGGCCACGACCGGCTGCTCTCGGCCGCGTCCGCCACCCCGCTGGGCGCACCGGGGCCCGTGCACCGGCTCGACGGCGGCCGGGTGCGCTGGAGCTACCCCGAGCGCGGCCTCGACGTCACCGCCCGCTCCGACCACGGCCGCCTCGCCCTGAGCTTCGCCGCCCGCCGCGACACCACGCTGCGCTGGCCCGTCACCGGCGTCGGCGCCCCGGCCGCCGCGAGCCTGCAACTCCCGCGCGGCGAAGGGCTCGACATCCCGGTGGCCGACCCCTTCTGGACCTCCGGGGGCGGCCGCCTCGCGGGCACGAGCGTCGACGTGGGCGCCGACCTCACGCTGCCCCTGTGGGGGTACTCCGCCGGGCGGCACGGCGTCAGCTACCTCACCCCGACCGACATCGGCACCTCGCTCGCCTTCACCAAGGCCCACGGGCGCCTGCGCGCCACCGCCGCGCACGCCTTCCGCCGCGCCGAGGGCACCCGTGCGTACACCGTCACGCTCGCCCTGACCGACGGCAGCCCGGTCGCCCCCGCCGCCGACTACCGCGCCTACCTCGCCGAGCGCGGCCGGCTCGGCAGCCTGCGCGCGAAGTTCCGGCAGAACCCGGCGGCGCGCAAGCTCCTCGGCGCCTTCCACGCCTACCTCTGGGGCGAGGCCCGCACCGCCGCCGGGGTGCGGCGCCTGCGCGCGCTCGGCGCCGACCGGATGTGGCTCGGGTACGACGCCGGGCCGGACCCCATGGACGAGAAGGCGGTCGCCGCGGCGCGGGCCGCCGGATACCTCGTGGGCCCGTACGACACCTTCGCCAACGGACAGGACCCGAAGACCGCCGACAGCCCCACCTCCGTGTGGCCGGGGCGCATCTACCCGGACTTCTGCGTCCGGAACGCCGACGGCACCCCGCACACCGGGTTCGGCGGCCGCGGCTGCTATCTCAGCTCCGCCGCCTTCGAGCGCGCCGAGCCCGCCCGCCACTACCTGGCCGACCGCACCCGCGCCATGGTCCGCAACGGCGCCGACAGCTACTTCCTCGACGTGGACGCCACCGGCGAGCTGTTCCGCGACCACTCCGCCGCCCACCCGATGACCAAGGCCCAGGACCGCGCCCACCGCCTCGCGCGGATGCGCCGCATCGCCGGGTCCGGCCTCGTCCTCGGCTCCGAGACCGCCCAGGCCTGGGCCAACCAGGCCGTCGCCTTCGACCACGGCAGCGCGACCCCCGTCGCCGACGGCCTGTGGACACTCCAGAAGGACCGGGAGAAATGGGGCGGCTACTACCCGGAGAACGCCCCGAAGGCGTTCTTCGAGCCGGTACGCCTGCCCGCCGACCTGAGCCGGGCCATGTACGCGCCGCGCTACCGCGTCCCGTTGTACGGGACAGCCCTGCACGGCGCGACCGTCAGCGCCGAGCGCTGGGAGCTGTCGTACGAGAAGCTGCCCGCGGAGAAGACGCGGCGCGCGCTGCTCGCGATGCTGTACGACCGGCCGTTGAACTACGTCCTCGACGGGCCCGCGCTGGCCCGCCACGGCCGGGAACTCGCCGCGCTCCAGCGCTACTTCGCGCCCCTGCACCGGGCGGCCGGGGCCGAGCGGCTCACGTCGTTCCGGTGGCTGACCGGCGACCGCTCCGTCCAGCGCACGGTCTTCGGCGACGGCACCCTGACCGTCACCGCCAACTTCGGCACCGAGGCCCGCGCCGGACTCCCGGGCGGCTGCGTCGACGCGAAGCTGCGCACGGACGCGCGGCCGCGGCGGCTGTGTCCGGCGGACGCGGGCTCCTGA
- the efeU gene encoding iron uptake transporter permease EfeU, whose product MFGNYLIGLREGLEASLVVCILVAYLVKTERRDALAPVWTGIGVAVALSLGFGCALTFGSQELTFEAQEALGGSLSILAVGLVTWMVFWMRRTARHLRAELHGRLDAALRMGTAALVATAFLAVGREGLETALFVWASVRASNDGTHAPLLGVVLGLLTAVALGWLFYRGALRINLAKFFTWTGAMLVVVAAGVLAYGVHDLQEARFLGGLEDKAFDISTTIPPDSWYGTLLKGVFNFQPNPTVLQVVVWSLYLVPVLALFLAPARAGSGTPADRAPKAAKAAKADASGS is encoded by the coding sequence ATGTTCGGCAACTATCTGATCGGCCTGCGGGAGGGCCTGGAAGCCAGCCTCGTGGTGTGCATCCTCGTCGCGTACCTGGTGAAGACCGAGCGGCGCGACGCGCTCGCCCCGGTGTGGACCGGCATCGGCGTCGCCGTGGCGCTGTCCCTCGGCTTCGGCTGCGCCCTCACCTTCGGCTCGCAGGAGCTGACGTTCGAGGCGCAGGAGGCCCTGGGCGGCTCCCTGTCGATCCTCGCGGTGGGGCTCGTGACCTGGATGGTCTTCTGGATGCGGCGCACCGCCCGGCATCTGCGGGCGGAGCTGCACGGACGGCTCGACGCGGCCCTGCGGATGGGCACGGCCGCCCTCGTCGCGACGGCGTTCCTGGCCGTGGGCCGCGAGGGCCTGGAGACCGCCCTGTTCGTCTGGGCGTCCGTCCGCGCGTCGAACGACGGCACGCACGCGCCGCTGCTCGGCGTGGTCCTCGGCCTGCTCACGGCCGTCGCGCTCGGCTGGCTGTTCTACCGCGGGGCCCTGCGCATCAACCTCGCCAAGTTCTTCACCTGGACCGGCGCGATGCTCGTCGTGGTGGCGGCGGGCGTCCTCGCGTACGGCGTGCACGACCTCCAGGAGGCGCGGTTCCTCGGCGGCCTGGAGGACAAGGCGTTCGACATCAGCACGACGATCCCGCCGGACAGCTGGTACGGCACCCTCCTGAAGGGCGTGTTCAACTTCCAGCCGAACCCGACGGTCCTCCAGGTCGTCGTCTGGTCGCTGTACCTGGTGCCGGTCCTCGCGCTGTTCCTCGCACCGGCCCGCGCGGGCTCCGGCACGCCCGCCGACCGGGCCCCGAAGGCCGCGAAAGCGGCGAAGGCCGACGCCTCCGGTTCCTGA